Proteins encoded by one window of Rutidosis leptorrhynchoides isolate AG116_Rl617_1_P2 chromosome 7, CSIRO_AGI_Rlap_v1, whole genome shotgun sequence:
- the LOC139859887 gene encoding uncharacterized protein — protein MLTKAPKEILLQERVARSFPDPQPLVENSRRDKSKFCIFLDDYGHDTNRCRDLAEVIAEAFEQGKLDHLIAQGAASTANAIILPVESNALQVQNARALVHADRKAPAVKNLGVKMVSKKENLHEIQVINVVEVRSELSVFQVSEQFANWQCPSITFPPINLSADLDKPVVISCRIANTGIIVLKVHVDTGSSVDVMYEQCFNKLPAHIKALLKPTAVSPVGFSGESTWPIRQLELQVELVDDRDESLKRQALLNLYVMRNQSRFNMILGRTALHMFGAIPSKLHGMVNFSTCKGIGTLTSAVIEPLCAMITARESVGVEGHVVLDE, from the coding sequence ATGTTAACAAAGGCGCCTAAAGAAATTCTTTTGCAAGAAAGGGTAGCGAGATCTTTTCCTGATCCTCAACCTTTAGTGGAAAATAGCAGACGTGATAAATCTAAGTTTTGCATTTTCcttgatgattatggtcatgatacTAACCGCTGTAGAGATTTGGCAGAAGTAATTGCGGAGGCATTTGAGCAAGGTAAATTGGACCATTTGATAGCTCAAGGTGCTGCAAGTACTGCAAATGCGATTATCTTACCCGTAGAGTCTAATGCTCTGCAAGTGCAAAATGCCAGAGCGTTAGTTCACGCTGATCGAAAAGCTCCTGCAGTAAAGAATCTAGGGGTTAAAATGGTGAGCAAGAAAGAGAATCTGCATGAAATTCAGGTTATTAATGTAGTGGAGGTTCGAAGCGAATTGTCAGTGTTCCAAGTATCTGAGCAATTCGCGAATTGGCAATGCCCCTCTATTACTTTCCCTCCTATAAATTTGAGCGCGGATCTTGATAAACCAGTGGTGATTTCTTGCCGCATTGCGAATACTGGCATTATTGTTCTGAAGGTGCATGTTGATACTGGTAGCAGTGTGGATGTAATGTATGAGCAATGTTTCAACAAGTTGCCTGCACATATTAAAGCTTTGctaaaacctactgcggtttcgccAGTTGGTTTTTCAGGGGAATCAACTTGGCCTATTCGTCAGTTGGAATTGCAAGTTGAATTAGTAGATGATCGCGATGAATCGCTAAAGCGACAAGCCTTGTTAAACCTTTATGTAATGCGTAATCAGTCTAGGTTTAACATGATTCTTGGGCGCACTGCTTTGCACATGTTTGGCGCAATACCATCTAAGTTGCATGGAATGGTGAATTTTTCTACTTGCAAGGGCATTGGTACGCTGACTTCGGCGGTAATTGAACCACTTTGCGCGATGATCACTGCACGAGAAAGTGTTGGTGTTGAAGGACATGTGGTGCTCGATGAATAG